AGAAGGGCATCCTCCATAATATTTACTTATCACGACAAATTACCATTTAAAGATACGGAAAAGATAGGAATAGTAAGCATACTTCAATCTGAAGATTTCCCAGATAAGATAATCCATAAAGGTCAAAAGCATAAAGAACACGAAATAAAAATTGATAATCAAGCAATAAAAAGGGCTGTAGAGAACATCATAAAAGATTTAAATAATACATTTAAGGTAGAGTGGATATGGCCTTAAACATGACAAGTTTAGCGATTAAAACGCTTATAGAGTTCATCGAATCTGATAGAACAATAGAGGAAGCAAGCAAACATATAACTCTCATATTATATAAGGAATTTGAATGCAACAAAATCAAGGATTTAATAAATAATGTTACAACTTACGTAAATATCGTTTCTTCCTATTATAATGAGATTCTATCTAAAAAGAAGTATGTTAGGAATACGTATATAATGACCATTAAGACACCCCTTTTAGTTCACACTCACAATCCATATATGCCCATTAACATTGGGCTTTCTTGGCATCCGATCTTTAACCTACCTTACATTCCCAGTACTACTATTAAAGGAGTCCTAAATAGATATTTAGATGAAAAAGACTTAATCATATTAGACTCCTTTCCAGTCTCATGCAAATTTAGACTAATAATACCCCAGATCATTACACCACACTACGTTAACGAATTTTCAGAACATAAAATTAATCCAACTCCTCTAATATTTCCCGCTATAGCTCCAGGGGCTGGATTCAATCTAACAATATTTTCAAAGAAAAAAATTGAAAAGGAAGATATAAATAAAGCTCTCTTCTATGGATTAGGTGCTAAAACCTCTATAGGATACGGAGTTGTGGAAATATAGGTGTATAAAAACATAAATTAATTAAATTTGATAGTTTAACCTCAATTTTACACACTTAACTGGAACTGGAAATTAACCTTTATAATACAGCTCTACTAATTGAGTTTTCATTTATAGAGCTTTTGTCTTAGTTTTAGTGATAATTAATGAATAACTCACAACTGATGCTATTTATTTATTCTTAATTCAAACTATTTTTATGGTAAGATTAGTTGCAACTCTCGGTAAATCACCAGGTGGAATTGCAGAAACCATAAGGAATTTAACCTCTGGGAAATATGTAGCACCTTTTGAGCCTACAGAAATTAATATCGACGAGGTAATAGTTTTACGAACTAAAGGAACTGATGAAGCATACTACTTTCTCAAAGCTATTCTTTACTGCTGCCTCAACCTAACTTCTATAAAGGAAATAGTCTTTGACTTTGATGATATTACATCTCCTAAGGATTTTGTTTCAGTTAGGGAAAAAACTAGGAGTATATTAAAAGCGGGAGATTATCTCGACTTCACTGGAGGAAGAAAGGCTATAAGTTCAGCAACAGTCTTAGCAGCAAGAGATGCGGGAGCTCATCTAGTTTCCTCAATAATAGACCAGAATGAATACATTCAAATGAATAAAAGATTTGAAGAATTAAAGGATAAGGCTATGAGAGTATATAATAAGGGACAGTGCCTAAGTTACTTCTGCGACTTAATCTCACCTAATGCACAGACTATAGTATTTTTCTAAAAAACATTAATAATTTCACCTTTATATCCTTATCTGATCTAGAAAATTTATTATAATATTTATATAAATAGTTATAGGCTTTAATTTTACGATTATGATGACATTGGGTTAAACAATTGACTTAAAATATAAATAAAATCTAGGCGTTAAAGTTAGGCCTTCATCGTGACTAATAGCCACTCGGCCTCATCGCTCCTCAGATTTCCAGGGTATTAATTAGCTAGGGCTTGCTAAAACGTCCTTTGACGCTAACACTAACCCCTTTCTGTTAGGTTCATCTTTAGGTAGAAAGTACTCGTCACCCACTTTTTCTATAAATCCCATGTCAACCAACCTGTTTAAAATCTCGTAAATTCTAGGCTCGGGAACTTCCTCCAATATCGTGTTTACTACCTTAGTTACCTCAGCTACACTCCCCTTTCCGCCTAACCTATCAAGAGCTAATATCGTGGCTGAGTACCTTTCTGGAGATTGTGTGCCCAGTATGAAGTCCCTAATCTCTTTCCTTACCTCCTCTATGGCCATTTTTTCTATAATCTCAACATCTGCCTTCTCCCCATGCTTTACCCTAAAGGAATACTCGGAACCGAAAAACGTTAACCAACCTGGAATTCCGTCAAACCTCTTTAACGCCTTTTCAATTACGTCCTCCGTGACCTTAACCCCCTCTTCCTCAAACCCTTTAAGTAAGAAGTCCCTAGAGAGTCGTTCATCAAACTTCTCGATCCTTATCCTCCTTATAAATCTACCGAAGAAGGGCTTTTCATACTCAAGACTTTTCAACATGTTTTCAAGGATACCTGCACTACTCCCAGTAAACACAACCGTAGTGTTCTTACAGTAGTCGTAGATGTCGTGGAATATCGATGAGAAATTGATCCCGTTGACTTTCATTAATTCTTGTGCCTCATCAAATATGAGGATTAAGGTCTTCTTATTATCACCTGCCAATAAATCGAGTTCCCTGACTACCGAGTTTACGTCATCGCCCCTAAATCTCTTAAGCCTAGCCCTTATCTTAACTAAGTTAAACTCTATAAAGGAGTTTTCATCAATCCCAAGTATGTTTGAAATAAGTCTTGTAAGCCTGCCTCCTAAAGTGTACTTCTTTATAACCTCATTTATGCTCTCTAAGAACAGTGAAATAAAGGATGACTTAGGGTACCTCTTCTTTTTAGGATTGTAAATCCTCATTAGGTTCAACTTAATTACAAGGTACTTAGGGTCGTTAACTGCTACGTTAACCACGCTAGTCTTCCCTACCCTACGCATGCCGTAAACTGCTATCCACACTTTCCTTTCTACACTTTCTTTTATCTCGTCTATTTCCTTATCTCTATCGTATAAATCCTTCCTGTCCTCTTTAGGCCTAACGTCAAATAACATTATTACGCCTCCGTAATTATTACGGAGGCGTAAAATAAAAAATTATTCTTCTTAACAAAGAGTGTGGATAACAATTTTGTTAATTCAGTATAAATTATATAAAGTATAATTTTATTTTCAATTCACCACAAGATTTATCAGTTAATAAAATATAGTATTGTAACTTTAACCATGTTCAAAATTTTTATTGTGAATCAGGGAGTTTAAATGATACGACTTTAAGGAAATTTTAACCAAATTCCAAATGAACGAAATTGTTGTCTACACCGATAGTGTCGTCATTAGGGTATAAATTCTTGTATTACGAGTATTACTTATGGGTAGGAAGCCTGTATTTAGGCAAGACTTAACTTGTCCTTCTTGTGGTAGTCATCATGTTGTTAAGTGTGGTAAGTCTTGGGGTAGGCAGAAGTTTTTGTGTAGGGATTGTGGTAAGCGTTTTTTGGGTGATGCTTCTAGGCATCATTATCATAAGAGGGTTAAGGAGGAGGCTTTAAGAATGTATGCTAATGGTATGAGTATGAGGGCTATTTCTAGGGTTCTTAACGTACCTTTGGGTACTGTTTTCACTTGGGTTAAGCGTTATGGTGGGAGGAAGTATGAGAAGCTAGTTGACTTATGGAATAAGGCTAAAGAGTTTGTTAAGGGTAAGGTTGTTACTAAGGTTGTTGATGAGATGTGGACGTACTTGTACAGAAACACTAGGGCTTTCTACAAGTGGGTCTTCACTTGTTACGTTTTCACGAGTCTTGGACTCTACCTAGTTTACTCTGTTGGTGATAGGGATGAGAATACTTTCAGTGAGATTAAAATGTACTTACCGGATGAGGGTAGGTGGGTGAGTGATGATTACAACGTTTACTTTTGGTTAAAGGATCACACGATTGTCTCACCCGTTAACCCCAACGAGGGGCTACATTCCTCACTAAGGGATAGGCTTGTACGCTTTAAGAGGGCAACAAAGGCAGTGAATAGGAGCATAAGCATGATAAAGTACTCCATAGCACTAGTCTTATGGGAGAGAAGACTAATCCCAGAATTTATACCCTAATGACGACACTATCTCTACACCCTTAATAAAAATAATAACATACTAATTCTCCAGCTTATGTCCAGGCCCATAAGATGTTTAAATTCGTGAATACAAATGACTTAGCAAAGAGATTTAATCTTTATATAGAAAATAATTTTTAAACGAAAATTATATTAATTTATAAAACAATTTAAATATAGATTTTTAATTCAATCTTCTAACTACCCTTACATATCTTCAAGAAAGGGCATTCACTATCACACTTCTTAGGTAGTCCAGGATCTAAATCCTTATCTATACTCTCTATAGCCCTATCCCTAATTTCTAAAAACTCAGTCCTAAGGGAATCAGATAATGGTATTATCCTGCAATTATTAAAAACCCTATTACCGTCAACATTAACGTAACATAAATAACCGAAATCGATTGGGATCTCAAATTGGCTCTCATAAGCCATAGCATATGCCACTAACGCTAATTCATGTGCCTTTTTATATCCTCCAGTCTTCATTTCTGCTATTAGGGGTATAATAGGTATAAAAGCGTCAGCTCTTATCGCATGTTGCAACCCTATTAGAGAGCCATCAATTGGAAACTCTACGTAAAATGGAATAACTGAGGCAACTAAGGAATCCTTAGTTAGAAACAATTTACCTCTCACCTTATCTAATTCCGCTGAGTATATATTGGTTATATGATCCCATAAAACCTTAGCTATATTCCCTTCCTCTACAGTTCTCAATAAATTATAGAATTCATCTCCCATTAAAGTCTTTAATTTACTCCCATCTATGTTTTCATTTTCATAAATTAACCTCTTTATAGTCTCTATCGCATATACGTAAGTTTGATGTATTGTATTACCTATCTTAGCCTTAATCTCAGGCTTATAGCCCTTATATTTCAAATAAACAAAGCGTTGAGTCTCACAAAAACCATTAGTTAAATCAGAGACATTCAATAACGTATTTGAAGAAGGATATATAGGTGGTTCATCCCATTTCCATCCCCTTAATTCCTCAGAGATTGCCCTAGGGAACGACTTAAGCCTCCTAGAGAGCAGCATTACGTCAGAGAGAGTGAAGAACACATTTCTATATTATTTTAAGGTTTTAATGCTTTAATCTCCGTTTGCAATCTCATCGATAACATTAGTTAGTAACGCTAACCTCCTCACATAAAACGTACTAACAGTGCCATATGTTAATATTTTCGATTAGCCTATAGCTGAATATCGTTAGTGTTTTTGAAAATTATTAGACCTTCAAAATCGCTATTATCAGATAGAAACTCACTAGATCTACTAGCAATTAATTTCCTAAGAGTCAGAACTAATTATATATTATATTATCAACTTAGAATTAAATTTTATTTAGTTTATCTCTTTAATAACATAACATATTTATTTATCTATCCTATAA
The genomic region above belongs to Saccharolobus caldissimus and contains:
- the crn1 gene encoding CRISPR-associated ring nuclease Crn1; this translates as MVRLVATLGKSPGGIAETIRNLTSGKYVAPFEPTEINIDEVIVLRTKGTDEAYYFLKAILYCCLNLTSIKEIVFDFDDITSPKDFVSVREKTRSILKAGDYLDFTGGRKAISSATVLAARDAGAHLVSSIIDQNEYIQMNKRFEELKDKAMRVYNKGQCLSYFCDLISPNAQTIVFF
- a CDS encoding AAA family ATPase, translating into MLFDVRPKEDRKDLYDRDKEIDEIKESVERKVWIAVYGMRRVGKTSVVNVAVNDPKYLVIKLNLMRIYNPKKKRYPKSSFISLFLESINEVIKKYTLGGRLTRLISNILGIDENSFIEFNLVKIRARLKRFRGDDVNSVVRELDLLAGDNKKTLILIFDEAQELMKVNGINFSSIFHDIYDYCKNTTVVFTGSSAGILENMLKSLEYEKPFFGRFIRRIRIEKFDERLSRDFLLKGFEEEGVKVTEDVIEKALKRFDGIPGWLTFFGSEYSFRVKHGEKADVEIIEKMAIEEVRKEIRDFILGTQSPERYSATILALDRLGGKGSVAEVTKVVNTILEEVPEPRIYEILNRLVDMGFIEKVGDEYFLPKDEPNRKGLVLASKDVLASPS
- a CDS encoding IS1 family transposase is translated as MGRKPVFRQDLTCPSCGSHHVVKCGKSWGRQKFLCRDCGKRFLGDASRHHYHKRVKEEALRMYANGMSMRAISRVLNVPLGTVFTWVKRYGGRKYEKLVDLWNKAKEFVKGKVVTKVVDEMWTYLYRNTRAFYKWVFTCYVFTSLGLYLVYSVGDRDENTFSEIKMYLPDEGRWVSDDYNVYFWLKDHTIVSPVNPNEGLHSSLRDRLVRFKRATKAVNRSISMIKYSIALVLWERRLIPEFIP
- the cas4a gene encoding type I-A CRISPR-associated protein Cas4/Csa1, whose protein sequence is MFFTLSDVMLLSRRLKSFPRAISEELRGWKWDEPPIYPSSNTLLNVSDLTNGFCETQRFVYLKYKGYKPEIKAKIGNTIHQTYVYAIETIKRLIYENENIDGSKLKTLMGDEFYNLLRTVEEGNIAKVLWDHITNIYSAELDKVRGKLFLTKDSLVASVIPFYVEFPIDGSLIGLQHAIRADAFIPIIPLIAEMKTGGYKKAHELALVAYAMAYESQFEIPIDFGYLCYVNVDGNRVFNNCRIIPLSDSLRTEFLEIRDRAIESIDKDLDPGLPKKCDSECPFLKICKGS